The sequence below is a genomic window from Brachyhypopomus gauderio isolate BG-103 chromosome 5, BGAUD_0.2, whole genome shotgun sequence.
CCATCTTCTCACCTGAAGGTAGTTATTTAGCAACGTCTGTCGGAGTTGACTGAATGTACAGATTGTTTCCCATTTCCCAGAATATTAGACCTCATTTTAGCTTAGTGTTGCCACTGAAATAGAGCTATACTGTAATAGAGCTATTTAGAGGAGCTTTAGAGTCCCTAGTTACTTTCTTTCCACAAACTATTATAtccaaaactgaaaaccatgatGTCATATGAAGAATTGAGAAGACAAAAGGGGGTTTGCAGGAAAGTTCAGTTTGGTCCTTTGAGTGATAAATCAATAACAATGTCACCAACCTTTGGGTCTGGGAAATAGATGTTTGGTTATTTGTTCATATTGCAatgtatataagtatataagtaATGTGTCTTACTTGGGGGGAGAAAAGATGTGAGAATGATACTAAAATGTATTCTGTCTCAATAGGGCGCCTGTATCAGGTGGAATATGCCATGGAGGCTATTGGGCATGCTGGCACCTGTCTGGGCATTCTAGCTAATGATGGCGTACTTCTGGCAGCAGAGAGGAGGAATATCCACAAACTGTTGGATGAGGTGTTCTTCTCAGAGAAGATCTACAAACTCAACGAGTGAGTCAGAATTGCACAGTTGGGATTTTTGGTTGCTTGAGGTTCAGTAAATGATTTGTGAGACACTAGATCAGATTTGGGAGTGATGTAGATTAGATCTCCGTGTACATTCTAGCAATACTGTAGGCATATTCCAGAAAACCTGTAAGAATATTATGACGGACCTGGAGGATTTACAATATAAAGATAATTATTGCCTAGgttaatgtgtttgtgtgtagctgTATCACACCAATACAGTTAGACTTGACATATAATTATTTGGTCTCTTTGCAGTTTTCAAATTAGTGACATTTTTGGTGGGGTTGTTTGCTGGTTACATTACTGAAAAATTACTGAAACAGTAGTATTGATTAACTAATGAAGCACGTatctttttgttgtgttatgtTAATAAAACAATTCTGCACTAGTAGttaaaaaattaacgcattagTAGGAAGTAATAGCATATTTTGTAATAATTGCAATGCTTACAGTGATGTGATCAGACATTTTGGAGGTAAATGGCAGTTGTTCATGGTAACCTCATTTTGTGTTGCAGAGATATGGCATGCAGTGTAGCAGGAATCACATCTGATGCCAATGTCCTCACTAATGAACTCAGACTGATTGCACAGAGGTAAGATGAGCCACAGTGAACAGGCACCAGGATGCTGAGACTTCCATTAAAATGGGCACCAATAATAATAGAACTAgaggaaatacattttcattaaaaaaaaaagataaggTGCTTACCcactgtcgtgtgtgtgtgtgtgtgtacagatatCTTCTCCAGTACCAGGAGCCCATTCCCTGTGAACAGCTGGTTACAACTCTCTGTGACATCAAACAAGCCTACACACAGTTTGGAGGTGCCACAGCATGACTTGTACACGCTCTTTTTGTTTCACAGAGTGACTGTAAGAAAGACTGTTAActgataatgtgtgtgtgtgtgtgtgtgtgtgtgtgtgtgtgtgtgtgtgtgtgtgtgtgtgtgtgtgtgtgtgtgtaggaaagcGTCCATTTGGCGTGTCTCTTCTCTACATGGGCTGGGATAAGCATTATGGCTTCCAGCTGTACCAGAGCGACCCCAGTGGAAATTACGGGGGCTGGAAGGCCACCTGCATCGGCAACAACAGTGCAGTAGGTGTATCTTATGAGCTGTGTAGCTTTTTAATGGCAGCCTTAGGTGTAGCAGTGGTGTACCTGATCAGCTCTGTAGGGCAACAAGAAAGTAAGCAAATCAGGTGTGTTCTCGAGGCTTCCAGCAGTTTGCATCACTGTGACATCTGTTAATCCAGACCAACGTGATGTCTACAGTGATCACTCTTGATGAAGGGGGAGGAGTTTCTGAGAGGAACAGAGGTGTATCTCCTGGGGTTGTTGCTGGCCAGGAGAGATATGGGCTTTTCTCTTGCACAATCGCCAGACATTCTAGGTGTGACTTTTAGGAGTAGATAGTCGTGAATGTTACCAAAGGATTATATCTTTCTTTGTTTTAAGCACTGAGATGGCAGAGACCAAGTCGTGTTTGTGATATAGTTCACTCTTGTACTATGTACATAATAATAAATAGTATGTATTGTAATGTGTAATTTTTGAAGGTTTCTTGGTTTTGTATTTACATTGCCTTAACCTCTTTTAAATATTGATTCTGTACATCATGCTGTGTACTTAGTACACTGTTATTTGAGGTCTTGGCCTATAGAGGGTGCCAGAGCATTAGCAGTGTCTCATCGGTGTTCGAGAACATTCTCCGAGTTGTATCAACTGCATTCTGAAAGCAGTGTAATTTACATTTATTCACCTCCTTTGCCACATTTTGCAAATTGATGCTACAGAGGCAATATAACCATGATTTCCCCCTTCACATGCTGCATGTTGTGCTGTGAAGATGATTATGGTCATTTTGTGAGTGAATGTCAAAGTAcaggcatgtttgtgtgtgttgctcgTAGGCTGCAGTGTCTATGCTGAAGCAGGATTttaaagagggagagatgacTCTATCCACAGCCCTCGCACTCGCCGTCAAAGTGCTCAACAAGACCATGGATGTCAGCAAGCTCTCTGCAGAGAAAGGTGGGCATGTCCCCACGTGTGCCCAGTGAGGGGGGTGGTTACCTTAGACTGGTTATTTGAGCTGGGCTGTCACTAACTCATGACAGTGCATTCATTATGCATTGAAAGCCCTGTCTGAGTCCCGTGCCACAAGCATTAAATTTGCAGCCTTTGTTTACCCAACCTGTGTAAACTTGGCAAAACA
It includes:
- the psma4 gene encoding proteasome subunit alpha type-4, yielding MSRRYDSRTTIFSPEGRLYQVEYAMEAIGHAGTCLGILANDGVLLAAERRNIHKLLDEVFFSEKIYKLNEDMACSVAGITSDANVLTNELRLIAQRYLLQYQEPIPCEQLVTTLCDIKQAYTQFGGKRPFGVSLLYMGWDKHYGFQLYQSDPSGNYGGWKATCIGNNSAAAVSMLKQDFKEGEMTLSTALALAVKVLNKTMDVSKLSAEKVEIATLTRENGKTRIKVLKQKEVEELIKKHEAEEAKAEKDKKEKEQKEKEK